The window CCCGATCTCTTTCCAAAATAGACCGCCAAGGTCAGAGTGGTTTACAGGGTTGTTGCCGCAGTATGCAAACAAATTATAGTCCCTGATATCCTGATTTGCTCCGATCTGTGCGTCCGCATTCAAAAATCTCCCGGTCTGTGGGTCATAGTACCTACTGTTGAGGCAATACAGCCCAGTTTCGGAATCATAGTAGTAGCTCCTGTAGCGGAACGGGTTCTTTTGACCAACCGTGTCTGCCAGTGAGCCTGTCGTGCTGAGAATCCTGCCCCAAGCGTCATAGGTATATTCGACTACCAAATTGACATTGACATCGACGATGCCGGTCACATCGCCCTGAACATTTTTCGTGTAATAATAGGCCGTGCCGTTATAGGTAAACCCAACTAAAGTTCTGTCGCTTTCGTACAGGAACCAAAGAATGTCATTGCTGGTCTGCTGAGCCATGATCACACTGCCGTCGAGGGAGTAATTTGTCGTTACGCCGTTAATGGTTTTGCCAGTGCGGATTCCATTGCTGTCATAAGTATATTCTACATTTTGACTGTTTACAATGGAAGATTTTAACTGCTGACCTTCCCAAGTGAAGCTCATGCCGTCGCAGATAGAGCAAGGAAAAGCGCCCCGCATTTATCAACTGCGAAGCGCTGTAATCTAATAAAACTTTTGATGAATAAAAGTAATAATATAGATTGCTATTTACTACCTACATAATGACAACCCTTTATTAGTGGTGGGGAATATTGAAAATTCGCGATTTCTTCTTTACGATAGTCATGTTGGGAAAATGACTTCTTTAATCTATATATCTCTGGTTTAGTGTTATAATCATATCCCGCCAAATGTTTCAATTGATAATTCAAATATTTTTCTGCTTCATTTCCCTCTTTCAACATAAACAAGCAATCAAAAACCATCGCCATTACTGAAGCATCGACATGCCAAGAATCAAACATTCTTTGGCATAATTTTTTAGCTAAGAGTAGATCATTACACAAATATGCAAGAACGAACTCATCCACTTCTATGTGTGAAATGTCTGATTTTAACATTCGATGTAATATGTCTAAACTTTCTTCCTTATTGTAATGGACTACTGAAAACGCATATGATGAGTATATTGTTGATTTAGCAGGATATATGTCTGAATAATCAGAGCAATTGCAATGACTAAGGGCATTTTGAAAATTTGTTGACGCCTCTTCATACTTTCCTAACATATACAATGAAGCCCCTAGATTGTTTAAACTAATATAGTAGTCGTTAAATTTACATGCACGCCTGAAGTAATCGCTAGCAACATCATAGCTTTTCTCATTAAAATATACATCGCCTATAGCCATTAAATTAAGCTGCGATTGAGAATAAGCCTCTGCCCTTTTCAGGTATTTCAGACCTAATTTACGGGCACTATGAACTTTACCATTTGGCAGTTCGATTCCTTCAGTTATATAATATACACCAAGATTGTTGAACGTAAGGAAAGAAGGATTTTTCTTTGCATTTTGTCTAAAATTGTATTGTGCTGCAGAAAAATTTCTTATACTTATCATTTGCAGAGCAATATCATTTATAGTTTCGACATCATTTCTTGAAATCATTTTAAAGTCCTCATGCGAACGCAAGCAATCCGAAGCTTGCGCCGCCAGTTTCTGGGGCAGCAATGATCGCTACCACAACAATAGCTGCTGCAAAGGCTCCAATTCCAACTGCGCTCCAATTAATATTTGCATTTGCTAAGTTTGGTGCCAGTCCTGAACCTTTTCGTGCGTAACCACCTGGATATTTATTAACATACCCCTTCCCATCTGGCCTGTTTACGTCCCAATGTCCTCCACCATGTGCCAAAGGTGTTCCATCAGGGATCGGTACCCATACGTTCCCATTCTTATCTACCCAACCTTTTTCTCCTGATTTTGTTTTTCCTTTGACTGGACCACCTTTAGGTGCCACATAACCATCCTTTTCGGTTGGAGGGATATCTCTGGATACAGCATGCCCGCTTGGATCACTATTCATTACTGGATTATTGTTGCTGTATGCGAATAAGTTAAAGCTAAGCAATTCAACTTGTGAATTCAGCAAAACACTTGTATCATCCGCATTCAAAAATCTTCCCGTCTGCGGGTCATAGTACCTACTGTTGAGGCAATACAGCCCAGTTTCGGAATCATAGTAGTAGCTCCTGTAGCGGAACGGGTTCTTTTGACCAACCGTGTCTGCCAGTGAGCCTGTCGTGCTGAGAATCCTGCCCCAAGCGTCATAGGTATATTCGACTACCAAATTGACATTGACATCAACGATGCCGGTCACATCGCCCTGAACATTTTTCGTGTAATAATAGGCCGTGCCGTTATAGGTAAACCCAACTAAAGTTCTGTCGCTTTCGTACAGGAACCAAAGAATGTCATTGCTGGTCTGCTGAGCCATGATCACACTGCCGTCGAGGGAGTAATTTGTCGTTACGCCGTTAACGGTTTTGCCGGTGCGGATTCCGTTGCTGTCATAAGTATATTCTACATTTTGACTGTTTACAATGGAAGATTTTAACTGCCGACCTTCCCAAGTGAAGCTCATGCCGTCTCGGTAGGTTAGCGGGTTCCCGATTGTGTCATAGGTGATGCTCTGCCCATCGTAGCTGGTCAGCAAATCCTTCCAGTTTGTATTGCCATAGTAATAAACAATGCTATCGGTCGCCGTTCCCAGCGTGCCTGTCGTGTAGGCATAAGTTGCGACCCCAGTGATGTTCCCACCAACATCGTAGCTATAAACTGTGCTGACCCCAGCCTTCTGATCATCCGCGCGTACCAATTGGTTTAACTGATCATAGGCACAAGTGGTCACATTGCCGTTAATATCAATTGTCGAACTGATATTGCCATTGTCGTCATAGGTATAGTGGTACTGAGAAAGCGTGCTGTTGATATTGCCAATTCTTCTGTAGTTGTAATAAGTGTCCACCAGAGTCGTGGTTTTAGCGTTTAAACCACCGACAAAGCTACGCTCCGCACGGAATGTGGGGTCTTGATGGGCTGCTGGGTTGATATCCGTAATATACTCGCGGTTTAGCCCGTCATATCCGTATGTGATTCGGCCATCTGAAAGAAGAATCGCGGTGTTCTTTCTGTTATCGTCGCCATAGTCAAAAAAAGTTGAGTTCGCCTGCCCGAAAAAAGTATAGCCGGTACCAAAGTTTCGGTCCATATTATCGTAGAAATATTGGATGTCGCTGCCGTCGGAAGTCGTCTTCCGAATCAAACGGTCGCCAACATCGTAGTAGAAGTTTGTCAGCATTTGCGAGCCACTGATAAATTCGGTGATTTGCGCAAGGTTTCCACGCGCATCGTAAAAATACTCATAGGTCAAATTGTCATTTTTCAATACCATGTTCACACGATCGTAGGAATCGTACAGATAGCCCAGCTTAAACCCATTCCCATAGGTGGAGGACTGCAGATTCCCGTTGCCGGGAGCAAAGGTATTGGTGATCAGATTTAGTGCACCGACATTGATCGTTGTGGTGTTCCCATAACCGTCACGCTGGAAGGTATAGGCAAATCCATTGTGCGTGATTTGATTCAGCCGGTCTGCTGCATCGTATTGGTAGGCGGTTTCCACCGTTCCCGCGCTGCTCTGCGCACTGACCCCCGTCAGCAGATTGTTCAGCGTATTGTAGGTGTAATTTGTCGTGTTTCCTTTCGGGTCCGTAACTGAGTTGGTAAGACCCGTTATGGAATCTACGTTATATGTTGTCGTTTTTTCACGCTGATCTGAGATGGCGATGAGATAATTCCCATCTGGGCTATAAAATTGTAGCGAGTATAAATATGGATAATCATAATAGACATATCCTTCTTCACCGATGCTCCCCATAGCTGTATTTGTCACGTTCCCATAGTCATCACAAAGATAATAGAACCCGATTCCTGTCTGGGCAGAACGTGCGGAGACTAATCTGTGTGGGTTTTTAGTCAAGCTGCTACTATCATCGGAATCATAGAAGTAGATATAACTTTGATTGAAGTTTGCGGCACTATTTTTGATGCTCGCGTTTCTGAGTTCCTGCGCATCCGTATAGGTATATATCCTTGTATTCTTTGCGTTTTGCGCCGACGTGACTAGTTTCCCATTATTGTTGTAGGCAAAAGTGGTACCCGTTTCGTCCATATTCATCTGCAGGAATTTAAAAGTTGCTTCGTTTGCGTTCTTGTAATAGATGATATAATAACTTACCTTGGAGATTGTTTTGCTCATATTGGCTTCCGAAGCGGCAACGGGGCCGCTCGTGAACTGTTCCCCCGTAGTATCCGGGTTGAAAGGGACGACCGTCCACTGAACCGTGCCATCCGTAAAAAACATCCCCACATCAATCGCATAATAGCGCTCCCCTTTGATCGGAACGGATTTTCCGGTCGATTTGGCGGATACGACAAAGGCGATGCTGTTGGCCGGTTTGTTAATGTAGACTTCCTGATAAAAATTCTTATTCAAGGTTGGGTTGCCGCCAATTCTTACATTGCCGACGACCATGCCGTCACCAGAAGTGAAATTCGTAAATTGCCAATTAGTGGGAAGAGAATTCGCGCTGAGACGAAAATCCCCGTTTTCCAGCAGATTATAAATATTTGCAATGCTTCCAGTTTCAAGCTGTAGGCAGTCAAACCAAGCTGTGCCGTTGGCGTAACTCAGGCCGCCGTAAACCTCTACCCGGTTTGTACTGGCTGGGACGGTGAACGTGAGGGAAGTCCTCTGCCAGTCATTGGTTCCGAATATTCCAGTTCCATTGTAAGTGCCGAGGTTGGTGGTGTTATTGAAACAGGCAACATAAAGATTAGCTCCTAAACTCCCACTGTCGGTTCTTACGACGGAGTCTGTTTTAACGTAACCTGACAGCGTATAAACCGTACCTGGAGTCAAATTGGTCAGCTTCTGAACTGCCCCACTGCGTTGTGGATGGGTCTGATTTTGTACTATTTTGAGCGATTTCTTTCCGAGATAGGCCACCGTATTGTCCACACTGAACACGCCGCCCGGCGTTCCCCAATTGGAGCCGCTCCACGTTCCATCCTCGCGCTCCGCGTTATGATCCAGCAGCAGATTATTGACCGGAATGCTTGTCGCTGCCTGCGCCGTGATTTTATTTGCCGTTGCATTTTTTATGGATTCGTCCGTATACTTATAGGTCGCCGCCTACCCGTCCATTTTTAAAATGCTTGTTGTTCTTCCGAGAGTATCAAAGGTATAGATTTCCTGCTGTGCTTGAGCGTCAGTCTGCCCGGCTTTATAATATTTGAATGTCGTAGTGTTATCCGAATTGTATGCAAAGGTGACTTTATTCCCGATGTCTCCCGTAGCGGAATATTCCGCCACGTCTTTCACCCGGTTTTTCACCATCGGGTTACTGCTGTCGTAATAACTGTACTGCACATAAGTGCCGTCAATATTGGTTGCTTTCTGGAGTTGATTACTGGCATTGTACGTAAATTGTACGGTCTTACTGTCTGGATAAGTGATGGAAGTCAAATTTCCTCCGATATAATGCAGCAGAGTTTGCCTGCCGTCCGGCGCGGTAACGGCCGTGACCGCCCCTGAACCCGAATATTCGACATGGGTTATTCTACCTGCTCCGTCAGTAATTTGATTCATAAATGAACCATAGTAGGCAAGCGTAAGATAGTTTCCTTCACTGTCATAAATCCTGTATAAATAGCCACTACCGGTAAATGTCTTTTTCGAGCCGTCCGAATATTGAATGGTATAGTACTCGTCTCCTGCTCCGCCAGATGTAATTACAAGATTAAGTCCATCCTCATCAATAATTCTTGCAGAGTTATTGGGGTCTACCTTAAAATAATGCTCGGTTCCGTCTTCATCCAAATAGACAAATCTATATCCGTTTTGGGCAAGAAGCTTAAATTTCGCTTTTTCTACAGCATTTGTTCCGGATGCTTCGCTGACTGGGTCGACACGCTGACTTAGATTGCTTTGCCAGCCCCAGCCGTAAATATCACCCTTTAAGGAATCTTTAAAATGCGTACCGGAACGGAAATTGTTGTAGGTAATGAAGAAGTCCAACGGTACTCGTTCGCCGGTTGTACTCATGATTGGAGTAGTAAAAACCAGATTGCCAGAATAGTCGTTAATGTATCCAGTACCCGCCCGGCCCACTGATTGCCTGTGATAACTCCAATAGTCTTCCAGTCCGGCATTATTTGTGAAATAGATGGCAATTGTCGGATAAACATCCGATTCGTCCGGATAGTTAGACGTATAATAAACATTCCGCACGGCAGCGCTTTCGTCAGCCGCTTTCAGCACGATCCCGTTATTTGCCGTTCCATTATACCAGCTTTTCACCAGCTTCGTAATGTCCCAAGTATTGAAAGTGTTCGCTGTAGACTGAGAGACATTGAAATAATCCAAAATAGAGCCACTTATCGCACTGGTTACGGCAGTCAGGGAATTGTCCCAGGTAACGGTCGTCTCAGCCCATGCCGAATTCATCGCGTACGCATTGACCTGCATGCTTGCGCTGGAAGGATTCAGGCCATCCGAGCGCTGTGCCAGATTGAGCTGTGCACCCGCAATCATATCTCCCTTGGAAAATGTCGGGAGTGTAAACTTCACCAATATACGGCAAACCTTATAATTGGTTGTCTCATTTCCAATGTACATGGTTCCCATTGTGTTGTTGATGCCAGCCTGATTATGATATCCGGCTCCAGAACAGATAAAGGTATCTTGAATGGCAGAGGAGCTTTGGGTTGTAAATACCGTGGGATCAATCGTTATGGGATATGCGCGATTTTCCTCGTTCAACCAGGTTTTATCAATATGTATCGCAGTTTTTAAACTTCCTTGATCCTGTGACAGTATGCTGAAGGAAAAAGAATTTCCGATTTCTCCGTTTGCATCAGATATTTGCGGCAAGCTGATTGTATAAATCGGGGTTTCCTGCTTTGAATCAGCTTCTTCAAACAGCACAATCGTTCTGTCATCTTTTTGCTTTGCAGATAACGTTCCGATTTGATAAGTTTCAGTAAACTGACTTTGTGCATCCTTCGTCTTTAAAATGATATTTTCTTTCACAGCGCCCGAGGTTATAAGATATTGCAGATCAACGCCGGGCAGCGCACCTTTATAAAGAATTTTGTTTTTGAGTTTTTTCAATCTTAAAAACTGGTCATTTGGGCTTTCGCTACTGGCGATATTTTTTCCCTCTATGATTTCCGATTCCGCTCTGTCCGCGCCATCTAACTCCCAACTGATTGAATAATCGCCGACTTTCAGGGTCACGGCTTTACCATTCTTTAAACGCTTTTCAAGCCTGACTTTCATCTTCCCAGCGCCATTTTCAAGCTGCCGGGCATCTTCCGTCGCTTCACCATCAACAACGCTCAAAGTATTGTCAATGTCCTGCCATGTTCCGGTGCTGTCCTTAAAATGAATCGCTTCACCGTAGGCGGCCATCATAAATGTGCCGTTACTCATCAGGAACGTTTTTGTGCTTTCTGTGCGCTTTTCACCGAATTCAGCCAAGATTTCCAATGTCTTCTCCATTTTTCTCCTTCTGTCGTAAAAACGACAATCAAGTTAAAACAATTGTTGATTGACAGTGGACTGTGGGTTTGTATCCCACCGTTCAGTAAATTTAGAAAACAGCCAATTTTGCGTCTTTAGTTTACATAATTATATTACATAATTTACCAATTGTCAACTCGCTATTCTTCGGCTTATTCAGTATCGCTTCCACTCGGAATGTTTTCTGCTTTGCTTTCCACCTGTGATTTTAAGTTTTCTACAATTTTGAGTAGGAAAGGCGGCAGTGCAACACCAATATCGCTGATGTTTTCCAGAATGCTGATAATTTCATTGCAGATTAGCCACACAGCCACGAGTGATGCCACAGCATACCCGAATGAAAGAACAATCCCGGCTTGCTGAGCAGCGTATGTAATGAGACTGTCAACGATTGCCCCGACTGCTACGAGAAGCCACATACACACTTTTTTTGCGATACCTTGGAAACCACGGTAAGAACTGATTTTTTGACCTCGATACTTTGCAGCGGCAAGACCCGTTCCGTAATCTGCAATATTGACCAATACCAGCAGCAGCGCCGGTATAGCCAACACGCCGAGCCATGCAGATAATGCGGTAAACACCGCGATAAAAGTTGCTTTTAATTTGTCCATTTGCTTAATACCTCCAAGCTTTATTTTTGTTTTATATGAACTATAAACTGCTTTACACCGCCAACATAAGCCCCGGCTGCTGCGCCCGGTCTTCCAATGCCAACTATAGAATAGTAAGTATCATTTCCAACCTTGCGGCGTTGCCGGAGCGTGACTACGCCCTGTGTGCCCACAGATGCGGTCTGTGCGACTTTGCTTGTAACTTTGAATTGGTATGCCTGTCCACGCGCAAGCGTCACGTCGGTAGTCGTATCGCATTTAAACACGGGAGCCTTTGGCTTCGGATATCCGTTATAGCCCCCGGTGCGGATGATCGTCGGATAATCCTTGAAACACACATCTGTGTCCACAGCACCAGTGATGCCCGGCACAACTCCTGCACTTCCGGTCTGCTGAATGCTGCACAGATAGTCAGGCGCTCCGGCATAATCGGCAAGCCACACATCGTATTGCTTCATGGTAGCAGCACTGAATCTGCCAGAACGGATAAAATCGCTGTTGGTGTAGAGATTCACAAACCAACCGTCTGCACGCATTGCATCCCAAAAGGCACGCGCCATAGAATCAATCAACGTGTTACTCGGATTTACGCCGTGTTTCTGTGCGTATGTAATGCTGTCGTATTCGTAGTCGAACCCCACTGGGAAATCAATCTTCCCACCCGAAGATGGTTTACGATATCGCGAAGCGCTCTGCCGCTGATACCGAACGCTTTCGCAAGATCACGGCTGGATATCGCCCGGTCTTCACCACTATGGAAGCCCTTCAGGTACTCGGCGATTTTTCTGTCCAACGTCGGGACACCTCCTTTTTCCGGGGCGTTTTCCCGAAAAAAGGCGCAGAAAAAGCAGGGCCGCCATCCATTCGGAAAAACGGCCCTGTTTATCATTTTGGGGACTGAAAAAGCGCGGATGCTTTTGCCCGTGCTGCTTGACGATTATTATATTTGTTGCTGCATCGACATGTCCTGTCCAATCGGCGGACAGCTGAATTCATAGATAAATTCCTGATCGTTTCTGGCAATATACCCATGATCACAAGGCTGCAGGTTCAGTCTTTCAATCTCAGCCTTGCAGTATGATACAGTCCGCAGCGGTAAGCACGCATTCCTCCGATGACGCCGCGCCGACCTCTCCGACAGCGCGGTCAAGCTCCGTGGCGCCGGCGGGCAGTTTCATGAAAGCAGTCAGCCCGTTATCATAATCAGGATCGTTAAAACATCCCTTGTTCACCTTGAAAAGCACGGTATAATCAGGCTTTTCGGCGGGAATGGCGGCGCCGCTTTGATACGTCTGCGCGATCTCGCCGTTTTGCACCACGTAGCCGTTCGGAGTAAATACGCCGCCCTCGCCCTCCCGAAGCTCCTTGCCGATTTTACCGTAATCCAGCCACTTAAAAATGCTTTCCGGCAGGGTTTCCAGCTTTCTGACGAAGCCGTTATCTGCGTAAAACAGGCCGAGTGATTGGTCGTCGTGCGCTTCATAGGCAATCTGGCAGTCCGCCATGCTATGGGTCATGTTAATAAGGCGATCCACGGGGATGGGAGCGTAATTATTTTTGATAGTATCCATCATCACCATGCCCTCGAAGCAGTCCAGCTCCCACTCACTGAGTGTTGCCAGACGCTGAGCAAGGTGGTTCAACTCATACAGATTTGTACTCGGACTAAGAAACTGCGGAAGATAGTCCAGCTTACAGTTTAGAATCTCTGTTGAATAGATGACGCGCTCATCAATCACCCTGGCTTTATCAAGAGCGTCTCTGGATGATACCGGGAGCGCAAAACCGGGAAGCGGCAGCACCCCGTCACGGCAGGAAATTCTATCCCGGCTTCAAAAGCAGGAAGTCACCGTCACCGACAAGGTGAGTGCGCAGGCTTCCTTTTCCAGCGGGGCGAAGGGCAGCACCGGCACATGGGAAGTGGAAAACCCGTCCTCCAACAGCGTCATTATGCAGTGTGAAATTGTACTGAACGGGGAAACCATAGCGAAATCCACGCCGATCTATCCGGGACAGCACATCGACGGCCTCACCCTTTCCCATCAGGTTTCACCCGGAAATTACAGCGTGACGGCAACCATCCTGTATTACAGCAAGGATACAAAGGCTTACCTTGGGATGGCCGACTACAAAATCCGTCTTTCCGTTTCGTAATCAGCCGCTTTTGCGGTTGAAATAAAAACATGCAGGAGGTTTTTTAATGAAAAACAGGTTGAAAAGGGTTCTCGCGGGCATCGTCACTTTTGCCGTGTTGGGCATATCTGCGGCAGTCCCGGCGTTCGCCGCCGACAAAACCGACACCGGCACGGGCAGCATCACGGGGAATGTGACGATCAACGGCTCCATCTCGCCGCTGACCATCTCCGTCACCCATCCGATCAATGTGGCCTACGCCATCAGTCCGGACGCCGAAACCTTTACCGCGTCCGACATCAAAGTGACCAACAACACCAAAGTTGCGGTGATCGCCGCAGTGGAATCCCTGAAAGCCGCGTCGGGCGGCTCTCTGACCTTCACCGACGTTGATCCGTCCGCAAAAGCGTGGCGTTCGCTCAACCTCGCGGATTCCAAGAAGTACATCGCGCTCGGCATTTCCGCAAAGGGCAATTCCGGCTGGAACAGCGGGTACAACACTTCCACCCATTGGGCGGTGAGCGATTCGCCGTTGCAGGTCGGGGCGCTGAATCTGAACGCTTCCGGCGCACTGTCCCTGACGGCAGACTACGGCCTTGCCTACATCCTATTCGGACTGGAACATTCTGACGGCGGCGCAGACCGGAAGCAAAATCGCGCTCGGCGTGGGAATCAGGGAAACAGCCGGTTCAGGCTGGACGGCGGTTGACCGGGCAATGCCCGTTTACACAAGCGATCTTGCGTCGGAAACGGTCTGTTGGAATATGAGCAGTTGGAAAAGCGGGCGACGGAAGCCGCAGACCGTTTTCACATTCTTTCCGGTCAAATCAAGTCCATTGAGGGTGCTATGAGCGCCAATGCGGAGCTAAAGGCAGCAATAGTGGATTACGCGAAAACCCGGCCTGTGTTCAACAGTTACAAGGCTGCAAAATATAGCAGAAAATATCTCGCGGAGCATGAGGGCGAAATCGCGCTTTACCGAGCGGCGCAGGATACATTCCGGCGTGTACTGT of the uncultured Caproiciproducens sp. genome contains:
- a CDS encoding RHS repeat-associated core domain-containing protein, which codes for MRGAFPCSICDGMSFTWEGQQLKSSIVNSQNVEYTYDSNGIRTGKTINGVTTNYSLDGSVIMAQQTSNDILWFLYESDRTLVGFTYNGTAYYYTKNVQGDVTGIVDVNVNLVVEYTYDAWGRILSTTGSLADTVGQKNPFRYRSYYYDSETGLYCLNSRYYDPQTGRFLNADAQIGANQDIRDYNLFAYCGNNPVNHSDLGGLFWKEIGNWISNAASTVSNWVSTTAASIKTWVASSVTGAFVGNAVVSGIDTAAEKAAAVVKTTESYWKPSTLVNARNTHVRVTVPKSSAAAIKSVQKISKIGVLSAALLAGDIYNDTQSYSGGNLQAAIGIDTGAFVASFAVGAFLGSFGLPVAVVFVASLGISYGISQINKQLKEEYLT
- a CDS encoding RHS repeat-associated core domain-containing protein; protein product: MKNATANKITAQAATSIPVNNLLLDHNAEREDGTWSGSNWGTPGGVFSVDNTVAYLGKKSLKIVQNQTHPQRSGAVQKLTNLTPGTVYTLSGYVKTDSVVRTDSGSLGANLYVACFNNTTNLGTYNGTGIFGTNDWQRTSLTFTVPASTNRVEVYGGLSYANGTAWFDCLQLETGSIANIYNLLENGDFRLSANSLPTNWQFTNFTSGDGMVVGNVRIGGNPTLNKNFYQEVYINKPANSIAFVVSAKSTGKSVPIKGERYYAIDVGMFFTDGTVQWTVVPFNPDTTGEQFTSGPVAASEANMSKTISKVSYYIIYYKNANEATFKFLQMNMDETGTTFAYNNNGKLVTSAQNAKNTRIYTYTDAQELRNASIKNSAANFNQSYIYFYDSDDSSSLTKNPHRLVSARSAQTGIGFYYLCDDYGNVTNTAMGSIGEEGYVYYDYPYLYSLQFYSPDGNYLIAISDQREKTTTYNVDSITGLTNSVTDPKGNTTNYTYNTLNNLLTGVSAQSSAGTVETAYQYDAADRLNQITHNGFAYTFQRDGYGNTTTINVGALNLITNTFAPGNGNLQSSTYGNGFKLGYLYDSYDRVNMVLKNDNLTYEYFYDARGNLAQITEFISGSQMLTNFYYDVGDRLIRKTTSDGSDIQYFYDNMDRNFGTGYTFFGQANSTFFDYGDDNRKNTAILLSDGRITYGYDGLNREYITDINPAAHQDPTFRAERSFVGGLNAKTTTLVDTYYNYRRIGNINSTLSQYHYTYDDNGNISSTIDINGNVTTCAYDQLNQLVRADDQKAGVSTVYSYDVGGNITGVATYAYTTGTLGTATDSIVYYYGNTNWKDLLTSYDGQSITYDTIGNPLTYRDGMSFTWEGRQLKSSIVNSQNVEYTYDSNGIRTGKTVNGVTTNYSLDGSVIMAQQTSNDILWFLYESDRTLVGFTYNGTAYYYTKNVQGDVTGIVDVNVNLVVEYTYDAWGRILSTTGSLADTVGQKNPFRYRSYYYDSETGLYCLNSRYYDPQTGRFLNADDTSVLLNSQVELLSFNLFAYSNNNPVMNSDPSGHAVSRDIPPTEKDGYVAPKGGPVKGKTKSGEKGWVDKNGNVWVPIPDGTPLAHGGGHWDVNRPDGKGYVNKYPGGYARKGSGLAPNLANANINWSAVGIGAFAAAIVVVAIIAAPETGGASFGLLAFA
- a CDS encoding DNRLRE domain-containing protein; the encoded protein is MEKTLEILAEFGEKRTESTKTFLMSNGTFMMAAYGEAIHFKDSTGTWQDIDNTLSVVDGEATEDARQLENGAGKMKVRLEKRLKNGKAVTLKVGDYSISWELDGADRAESEIIEGKNIASSESPNDQFLRLKKLKNKILYKGALPGVDLQYLITSGAVKENIILKTKDAQSQFTETYQIGTLSAKQKDDRTIVLFEEADSKQETPIYTISLPQISDANGEIGNSFSFSILSQDQGSLKTAIHIDKTWLNEENRAYPITIDPTVFTTQSSSAIQDTFICSGAGYHNQAGINNTMGTMYIGNETTNYKVCRILVKFTLPTFSKGDMIAGAQLNLAQRSDGLNPSSASMQVNAYAMNSAWAETTVTWDNSLTAVTSAISGSILDYFNVSQSTANTFNTWDITKLVKSWYNGTANNGIVLKAADESAAVRNVYYTSNYPDESDVYPTIAIYFTNNAGLEDYWSYHRQSVGRAGTGYINDYSGNLVFTTPIMSTTGERVPLDFFITYNNFRSGTHFKDSLKGDIYGWGWQSNLSQRVDPVSEASGTNAVEKAKFKLLAQNGYRFVYLDEDGTEHYFKVDPNNSARIIDEDGLNLVITSGGAGDEYYTIQYSDGSKKTFTGSGYLYRIYDSEGNYLTLAYYGSFMNQITDGAGRITHVEYSGSGAVTAVTAPDGRQTLLHYIGGNLTSITYPDSKTVQFTYNASNQLQKATNIDGTYVQYSYYDSSNPMVKNRVKDVAEYSATGDIGNKVTFAYNSDNTTTFKYYKAGQTDAQAQQEIYTFDTLGRTTSILKMDG
- a CDS encoding phage holin family protein; this encodes MDKLKATFIAVFTALSAWLGVLAIPALLLVLVNIADYGTGLAAAKYRGQKISSYRGFQGIAKKVCMWLLVAVGAIVDSLITYAAQQAGIVLSFGYAVASLVAVWLICNEIISILENISDIGVALPPFLLKIVENLKSQVESKAENIPSGSDTE
- a CDS encoding antirestriction protein ArdA produces the protein MIDERVIYSTEILNCKLDYLPQFLSPSTNLYELNHLAQRLATLSEWELDCFEGMVMMDTIKNNYAPIPVDRLINMTHSMADCQIAYEAHDDQSLGLFYADNGFVRKLETLPESIFKWLDYGKIGKELREGEGGVFTPNGYVVQNGEIAQTYQSGAAIPAEKPDYTVLFKVNKGCFNDPDYDNGLTAFMKLPAGATELDRAVGEVGAASSEECVLTAADCIILQG